The following proteins come from a genomic window of Sulfitobacter indolifex:
- a CDS encoding MATE family efflux transporter translates to MTKVMTNRNHVRAILTLGLPLIGGHLAQMAIGVTDTVMLGWYSVEALAAVVLGSTYFFVLFIFGSGFAMAVMPLVAAYDAEGDEIGLRRATRMGLWLSVGFAMIALPAMIWSPAVLDLLGQGPNLADTAGDYLKVAGWGIVPALLVMVLKSYLAALERTQVVLWITLLAATINAIANYALIFGNWGAPELGVMGAAVASVTTQFVSLIGVVIYVLIALPQHRLFVRLWRVDTQMLVRVFTLGLPIGLTTLSEVGLFAASSLMMGWLGTIPLAAHGIAIQLASLTFMVHLGLSNVATIRAGNAYGRRDVQHMARGAVIATGLSLVFALVTMVGFVGWPEPLISVFMQEDEPARLEILTIGTGLLVMAALFQLVDGAQVVALGLLRGVQDTKVPMVMAAISYWLVGMPCSYLLGFTLGFGGMGIWAGLVAGLGVAGLLLNARFWGVTIKKLAA, encoded by the coding sequence ATGACCAAAGTAATGACCAACCGCAATCACGTCCGAGCGATCCTGACGCTTGGCCTGCCGCTGATCGGCGGACATCTGGCACAGATGGCCATCGGGGTGACCGATACGGTCATGCTGGGCTGGTATTCGGTCGAGGCGCTGGCGGCGGTTGTTCTGGGCAGTACCTATTTCTTCGTGCTTTTCATCTTTGGCTCGGGCTTTGCCATGGCGGTGATGCCGCTGGTGGCCGCCTATGACGCTGAGGGTGATGAGATCGGCCTGCGCCGGGCAACGCGCATGGGGCTGTGGCTTTCGGTGGGTTTCGCGATGATCGCGCTGCCGGCGATGATCTGGTCGCCTGCGGTGTTGGACCTGCTGGGGCAGGGGCCTAACCTTGCTGACACGGCGGGCGATTACCTCAAAGTCGCGGGCTGGGGGATCGTGCCTGCGCTCTTGGTGATGGTGCTGAAATCCTACCTTGCCGCTTTGGAACGCACGCAGGTGGTGCTGTGGATCACCCTGCTGGCCGCCACAATCAACGCGATAGCAAATTATGCGCTGATCTTTGGCAACTGGGGCGCGCCCGAGCTTGGCGTGATGGGGGCGGCGGTGGCCTCGGTCACGACGCAGTTCGTCTCGCTGATTGGGGTGGTGATCTATGTGCTGATTGCCTTGCCGCAGCACCGCCTTTTCGTGCGGCTGTGGCGGGTGGATACGCAGATGCTGGTGCGGGTTTTCACGCTGGGCCTGCCGATTGGTTTGACGACGCTGAGCGAAGTCGGCCTGTTTGCGGCCTCGTCGTTGATGATGGGCTGGCTCGGGACGATTCCGTTGGCCGCACATGGGATTGCGATCCAGCTCGCCTCGCTGACCTTCATGGTGCATCTGGGGCTGAGCAATGTCGCGACCATTCGCGCCGGAAATGCCTATGGCCGTCGGGACGTGCAGCATATGGCGCGCGGTGCAGTGATCGCAACGGGGCTGTCGCTGGTCTTTGCGTTGGTGACGATGGTCGGCTTTGTCGGCTGGCCAGAGCCGCTTATCTCGGTCTTCATGCAAGAGGATGAGCCCGCTCGGTTGGAGATCCTCACCATCGGCACTGGGCTGTTGGTGATGGCGGCGCTGTTCCAGTTGGTCGACGGTGCGCAGGTGGTCGCACTTGGACTTTTGCGCGGGGTGCAGGATACCAAAGTTCCGATGGTCATGGCCGCGATCAGCTATTGGCTGGTCGGTATGCCCTGTTCCTATCTGCTCGGCTTCACGCTGGGGTTTGGGGGCATGGGTATCTGGGCCGGTCTGGTGGCCGGGCTGGGGGTGGCTGGGCTCTTGCTCAACGCGCGTTTCTGGGGCGTTACAATCAAGAAGCTCGCAGCCTGA